One Heyndrickxia oleronia genomic window, TGCAACTGCAGCTACTACAGTTTTCCCTGAACCAACATCCCCTTGTAATAAGCGATTCATTCGATAGGGGGATTTCAAATCTGCACATATTTCATTAATAACTCTTTTTTGTGCACCTGTTAGTGGGAAGGGCAATTTGTCGAAGAAATCACGCAGTTTTTTTAAATCATAGTGCTGCGCAATACCCGCAGAATGTTCTCTTTCAAATTTCCTTAAAGCCTGCATCTTTAATTGAAAGTATAGAAATTCTTCATAGACAAATCGTCTTCTAGCGTGCTTTACATCTTCTTGAGATTCGGGAAAATGCATCATTTTCATGGCGTCTTTCCTTGCCATTAATTTGTATTTTTCTATTAAGGAAATTGGTAGATTTTCATCAATTTCATGACCATAATGTTGAAATGCTTGAAGTATAAATTTCCTCAATGTTTTGACCGTTAATGATCCTTTAACAGAATAAACAGGTTCAAATTCAGCTGTATTTTGATGGGGGCCCAGCTTACATTCTTGGGCAGTTATTGCTGCACGATGTTTATCCCATTTTCCTGTCACCGTTATTGTATCAGCAATATTTAGCTTCTTTTTTAAATATGGTTGATTAAAAAAGTAAACTTTTATTAGATGCCTACCTACAAATAATTGAATAGTTAACCTGGAACGTTTACGACTATAAAACATAAGAGAAGGCTCACTATGAACCTTCCCCTCAACAGTCACTTTCTCATCGTGCTCAACATCCTGTAAATCTCGTAATCGATAATCTTCATAACGATAAGGGAAATGCTCTAGTAAGTCAAAAACAGTAAATATCCCCATAGATGCAAGGATACTCGCGGTTTCCTCACCAATACCTTTAATGATAGATACAGAATCCTTTAAATTAGTCACGGTCACCTAGTGGCATTCCAAAAATTTTAGCCTCTAATCTTCGGCCGGTTGGAGTTGCCGCAAGTCCTCCCTGAGCAGTTTCTTTTAAAGCAGTAGGCATACTCTGCCCTATTTTAAACATTGCATCAATCACTTCATCACATGGAATTCGACTTGTAATTCCTGCTAAAGCCATATCTGCTGCAACCATTGCATTTGCAGCACCCATCGCATTTCTTTTAACACATGGTACTTCAACAAGGCCTGCAACAGGATCACAAACAAGTCCAAGCATATTTTTCAAGGTAATCGCCATGGCCTCTGCACATTGAGAAGGTGTCCCACCTGCCATTTCAACAATTGCAGCAGCTGCCATCCCTGCTGCTGATCCAACCTCTGCTTGACAGCCACCAGCTGCACCAGAAATGGAAGCATTATTCGCAACAACGAAACCAAATGCGCCTGAAGTAAAAAGGAATTGAACCATTTGTTCTCGTGTTGGATGTAATTTGTTTTTCACTGCAAATAGAGTACCCGGTACTACACCTGCAGATCCAGCAGTTGGCGTTGCACAAATCGTTCCCATTGCCGCATTTACTTCATTGGTTGCTACAGCCTTACTTACTGCATCTAAGATAGTTTCACCTGACAAAAAATTCCCTTTTTCGATATATCGTTGCATTAAAACAGCATCTCCACCTGTTAAACCAGAGTGAGAAGTCACTCCATTTAATCCACGTTCTACAGCATCTTCCATCACTTTTAGACTTTTGTCCATCTGAGAGAAAATTTCTCCACGTGATCTGCCTGTCACTTCCATCTCTTGTTCAATCATGATTTCGGAGATTTTTTTATTTTGAGTTTCTGCCATTTCCACTAATTCTGCTACATTTTTAAACATTTTAAAACCTCCTTACTAGTTGCTATACCGTAAGCGCTCCCAAAACTTTACTTTTCAAATAGAATTAAATTAATCCACAACTCTAGCAACTTGTGTGATATTAGGTAGTTCTTGAATTTCTTTCAAAATGAATTCATCAATATTATGATCAACTTCAATGACCATTAGTGCCATTTGTCCTACTTCCTTACGGGAAACTTCCATATGTCCAATATTGATTTCATATTTTGATAATACATTGGAAACTGCTGCGATAGCTCCAAATCGATCATTATGAACGACTAATATGGCTGGATGATGTCCTGTTAATCTAAGTTCAAAGCCATTCAGTTCAGTTATCTCAATTTTACCTCCACCTATGGAAATTCCCACAAGTTCCATTTCACCAATCTCATCACCAATAACAAGTCTTGCTGTATTCGGATGGTCTGGAACAGCGGTTTCGGTAAAAAATTCGATATGCAATCCTTGTTCTTTTGCAAGATTAATAGAATTGATGATCCTTTCATCGAAAGTATCAAAATCTAGTAAACCACCGACTATTGCAACATCTGTTCCATGTCCTTTATAGGTTTCCGCAAAAGAACCGTAAAAATAGATTTTCGCCCATTTAGGAACTCTGCCAAAAAGTGTACGAGCAACTCGACCAATTCTAGCAGCTCCTGCAGTATGCGAACTGGATGGTCCAATCATGACCGGACCGATAATATCAAATACGCTTTTATATTTCATTTTTGGCCAACTCCCTCGACTAGATATTATATTCACATTAACGATTTTTGTCGATAAAAAGGAAATAGAAGGGTTTCCCCTTCTATATATTATATCTTCAATTGTTTCATTGGTAAAATTATTTTAGCTGGTA contains:
- the sdaAA gene encoding L-serine ammonia-lyase, iron-sulfur-dependent, subunit alpha, whose product is MFKNVAELVEMAETQNKKISEIMIEQEMEVTGRSRGEIFSQMDKSLKVMEDAVERGLNGVTSHSGLTGGDAVLMQRYIEKGNFLSGETILDAVSKAVATNEVNAAMGTICATPTAGSAGVVPGTLFAVKNKLHPTREQMVQFLFTSGAFGFVVANNASISGAAGGCQAEVGSAAGMAAAAIVEMAGGTPSQCAEAMAITLKNMLGLVCDPVAGLVEVPCVKRNAMGAANAMVAADMALAGITSRIPCDEVIDAMFKIGQSMPTALKETAQGGLAATPTGRRLEAKIFGMPLGDRD
- the sdaAB gene encoding L-serine ammonia-lyase, iron-sulfur-dependent subunit beta yields the protein MKYKSVFDIIGPVMIGPSSSHTAGAARIGRVARTLFGRVPKWAKIYFYGSFAETYKGHGTDVAIVGGLLDFDTFDERIINSINLAKEQGLHIEFFTETAVPDHPNTARLVIGDEIGEMELVGISIGGGKIEITELNGFELRLTGHHPAILVVHNDRFGAIAAVSNVLSKYEINIGHMEVSRKEVGQMALMVIEVDHNIDEFILKEIQELPNITQVARVVD